CTCTCCGGCGGCAACCAGCAGAAGGTCGTGCTGGCCAAGTGGCTGATGGCAAACCCGCGCGTGCTGATCATGGACGAGCCGACGCGCGGCATCGACGTGGGCGCGAAGTCCGAGATCCACGGCCTGATGTCGGATCTGGCGCGGCAGGGCATCGGCATTATTATGATTTCCTCCGAAATGCCGGAAATTCTGGCGATGAGCGACCGCATTATCGTCATGCATGAGGGGCGCATTTCCGGAGTTCTTGACCGCGCCGAGGCAACTCAGGAGCGGATTATGGCCTACGCGAGCGGGCAAGGCGCGCTGGCGGAGAGTGACGCGAAGAAAGCAGAGGTTGTAGCATGAGTCAGCAAATGGCGAGCGATAGTGCCCAGCGTGAGACGTTCCGCGAGTCGTCACGTGCATGGTGGCGCAGCGTGACATCCACTCAGGAACTGGGCGTGTTCCTGGTCCTGATCGTGATGATTTTGTTCCTGTCGTGGCAGACCGATACGTTTACCTCCTCGAACAACATCCGCAATATCACGCTCTCGTTTTCGTGGATTGCGATTGCAGCGTTCGGCCAGATCCTGGTCATCATTTCGGGCGGCATCGACCTGTCCACCGGATCGATCATGGCGGCCTCAGGGCTGGCGGCAGCCTGGCTGATCAGCGGCAGCATCGAGGGCGAGCCAACGTCCTGGGTGATCGAGAAAATGGTGAACGGTCGCGGTATGGATATGGGGCCAGATAAATACGTGCCCATCGCGCTGCTGGCGGGGCCGTTGATGGGGCTGTTTCTAGGCACGATCAACGGCCTGCTCGTCGCGTGGGCGAACCTGCCCGCGTTCATTGCCACTCTGGGCATGATGAGCGTAGCGCGCGGCTTCGTATATGGGCTGAGCGGCGGTTGGCCGCTCCAGAAACTCAACAACGAATTCC
This sequence is a window from Aggregatilinea lenta. Protein-coding genes within it:
- a CDS encoding ABC transporter permease, giving the protein MSQQMASDSAQRETFRESSRAWWRSVTSTQELGVFLVLIVMILFLSWQTDTFTSSNNIRNITLSFSWIAIAAFGQILVIISGGIDLSTGSIMAASGLAAAWLISGSIEGEPTSWVIEKMVNGRGMDMGPDKYVPIALLAGPLMGLFLGTINGLLVAWANLPAFIATLGMMSVARGFVYGLSGGWPLQKLNNEFLKLGQNDLPLFGYDLPYPFIIMVLIAIMMTFFLSRTTWGYRIYAVGGNEQAARLSGVNTRRVKLMAFMLSGLMAGIGGTLMTSRLAVAAPTAAQGYELDVIAAVFIGGASVTGGKGTIIGTVIGAAIMQVLRTGLNLLGANAYWQPAAIGFTIILAVMFDRARNNPRIGEEFRNLFGRSRAKDF